The following coding sequences are from one Gossypium raimondii isolate GPD5lz chromosome 4, ASM2569854v1, whole genome shotgun sequence window:
- the LOC128040478 gene encoding secreted RxLR effector protein 161-like, producing MPDIMYPVSHISRYMESPTERHLLAAKRILRYLQGTNDFGIFYKKGEKSNMIGFTDSDYVGDQDDRRSTSGYVFMLGTGVISWSSKKQSIYTLSNTKVEFVANTTCACQAIWLKRILEQLQFKPERATTIFYDNNSTIKSKNLMLHGRSKHIDVKYYFL from the coding sequence ATGCCAGATATTATGTATCCTGTGAGTCATATTAGTAGGTACATGGAGAGTCCAACTGAAAGGCATTTATTAGCTGCCAAGAGAATCCTTCGTTACTTGCAAGGAACCAATGATTTTGGTATTTTCTACAAGAAGGGTGAAAAGTCAAACATGATTGGCTTCACTGATAGTGATTATGTAGGAGATCAAGATGATAGAAGAAGCACTTCAGGCTATGTTTTTATGCTTGGCACAGGGGTTATTTCGTGGTCATCTAAGAAGCAATCCATTTACACATTATCAAACACAAAAGTTGAATTTGTTGCTAATACAACTTGTGCTTGTCAAGCTATTTGGCTTAAGAGAATCCTTGAACAACTACAATTCAAACCAGAAAGAGCCACTACAATTTTCTATGATAACAATTCAACCATTAAGTCGAAGAATCTTATGTTGCATGGAAGAAGCAAGcatattgatgtaaaatattACTTTCTGTGA
- the LOC105780926 gene encoding uncharacterized protein LOC105780926 produces MAKLIGEQVETFTDKVAANDEGGKGCASLKFIRVFREYNREHKPDLLSLIETRVNGGKADSVIAKLGFHRSHRVEATRFSGGIWICWKESVCVNVLKNHSKFVLVKVTSTSFRQPFLVTFVYGSPNYSKRRLLWEALHRTIPVDGSPWMAIGDFNTIFSPTERRGGWTLGKRWHPFRFLAGWVEHLVFSDFVKENLRVSANMSTVHSKFTNQVKRWNKDVYGHIATRKKLLTKNLHSIEIEQIEETWHILIKLR; encoded by the exons ATGGCAAAACTTATTGGTGAACAAGTGGAAACCTTTACTGATAAGGTCGCTGCTAATGATGAGGGAGGTAAA GGTTGTGCTAGCTTGAAGTTTATTCGGGTTTTCCGTGAATACAATCGGGAACATAAACCAGATTTGCTTAGCCTTATTGAAACGAGGGTCAATGGAGGAAAAGCTGATTCGGTTATTGCAAAACTTGGTTTTCATCGTTCACATCGTGTGGAGGCAACGAGGTTTTCTGGTGGTATATGGATTTGTTGGAAGGAATCTGTTTGTGTGAATGTTCTCAAAAATCATTCTAAATTTGTGTTAGTTAAAGTTACTAGTACCTCTTTCAGGCAACCTTTTCTGGTCACCTTTGTGTATGGTAGCCCTAATTATAGTAAAAGGAGACTTTTATGGGAGGCTTTACATAGAACTATTCCAGTTGATGGGTCTCCATGGATGGCGATTGGTGACTTTAACACTATTTTTTCTCCCACTGAAAGGAGAGGGGGTTGGACTCTAGGGAAAAGAT GGCATCCGTTCAGATTCTTAGCGGGTTGGGTTGAACATCTAGTGTTTTCGGATTTCGTTAAAGAGAATTTGAGGGTTTCTGCTAACATGTCAACAGTACACTCCAAGTTTACTAATCAAGTTAAAAGATGGAATAAAGATGTGTATGGTCATATTGCTACCCGTAAGAAGCTTTTGACTAAAAACCTTCATAGCATTGAGATTGAGCAGATAGAAGAAACTTGGCATATCTTAATCAAATTGAGATAG